Within Longimicrobium sp., the genomic segment GCCGCCAGCCCCAGCACGTGCAGCGCCTCGCTTTCCTCCGCCCGCCGCCGGTACGTCTCGCGCTCCTCCTCCAGCGCCGCGGCCCGCGCCGTCCGGGCCGCCACCTGCCCCAGGGCCGCCGCCAGTGGCTGCCACGCCGCACCGTCCGCCGGGAACGCGCGGGGCGGGGCGATCAGCAGCACGGCGCCCGCCGGTCCCGGGCCGGAGCCGTCTTCCGACAGCGGCAGGACGAGCGCGGAGTCGCCGGGATGGTCGGCGGCGTCTTCGGGAAAGGCGGGGGAGAGCGGATGCACCACGGGAGAGGGCGCCTCGCGAGCGGCGCGCGCCAGCTCGGCGGACAGGCTCACGCCCTCGGGAACGGCGGCCCGGCGGCTTCCGGACCCGTCCACCCACACCGCGCACGCCGAAACGTCGTCCGGCAGCGCCGCCGCGGCCGCGCGCACTGCGGAGGCCATGTCGGTGCTTTCGTACACGCGGATGATGGCGTCCCGAAGATCCATGGGCGCGGGGAAGGGCGGGCGGCGGTGCAGCGGGAGCGCAGCCGAACGGGGGCCGCGGATGGACGCTGCTGTGGCGAGTTCGCCCAAGGTAACTCAACCGGCGCGCGCGAACAATCCGTTCCCTTCGACGCGATGTCGCCTTGGGCGCGCACCGCCGCGCCAGCTCCTGAAACGACGATCGGCGCGGCCCTGGGGGCCGCGCCGATCCTGGCGTTCTACCGTCCGCGAGCGGGGAGATCAGCCCGCGGGCTTGGCCTTGCAGGTGGCCGCGGTGATGCTGTAGTCCGCCGTGGCCGTGCCGCCGGAGGCCACCGTCACCGTGGGCGCGCTCGGCGTGGCGGTCACCGTCAGCGAATCGCCGTTGGTGTAGGCCACCACGGGCACGTAGGTCATGGTGTACGTGCCGGGCGCCGCGGTGATGCGGTAGCGCGCGTCCGTGCCCACGGTGGCGTTCAGCGAGTCGGCGCCGGCGATGGCGCGGGGGGTGAACGCCTGCACCGTCACCGCCGAGCCGCCGCACGTGGGCAGCGTTACGCCTTGGGCCAGCGATACGGCGCCGGCGATGCCGCCCGCGAAGCCCACGCCGGTGGCGCGCAGCACCGGGTGCATCACCCAGTGTCCCGAGTTGCCGGCCTGGTGCCCGAAGCTCTGCGTGACGTCGAAGTCCACCGTCATGATGGCGGACTCGCTTTCCAGCACCACCGCGTCGTCGCCGCCGGGGAACTTCACCTTGATGCCGCTGGAGCAGCCCGACGGCACCTGCAACTGGCCGGTGGCGGTGACGCCGGCGGGCAGCTCGGCGTCCTTCGTGGCGTACACGGTGCCCGTTTTGGTGACCACGTACGCCTCGCAGACGACGAAGCGAAGCTCCGAGTAGCGGCCGGCGGGGACGACGGCCCCGTTCACCAGCTCGGCGGTGCGCCCGCCGGAGAGCGTCAGCAGGTCCACCCAGCCGGTGGGCGCCGTCAGCACGTCGGTGCGGCCGCCGGTGCTGTCGGCCGCCGAGCCCTGCAGGTAGATGCGGTCGATCTTGACCCACGCCTGCGCCAGGTCGCCGGGCGCGTCGATCAGGCGGATGGAAAGCTGGGCCTGGTCGCTCCCCGTACCGCCATCGCACGCGGCGAGGGCCAGCGCGGCGAGCAGGGGAAGGATCCCCTTCGCGTGCTTGAACATGTGTCTGCTCGTCTCTCTTGGTGTATCTGCCGGTGATTTCCCGGCGCTTGCGGAGTAGACGAGTCTCGCGCGCGGAGGTCACATGGGGGAGGCAGCCATGGTAACAAAGGTAAGGACGGTCACAACGGTAACTACGGGAACGGACGTGACAGAACCCTCCCACGAGCACGCCGCGCGAAGGTTCATCATGTAGGTCCCGTTGTTACCGTAGTGACCGCAGTTACCGTAGTTACCGCAGTTCACCCGTCCCAGCCGCCCTCTTCCTGCTCGCCCGCGTACATCCGGCGGTAGCTGTCGTAGCGTCCGGGATGGATCTGTCCCGCGTCCACGGCGGCGCGCACGGCGCAGCCGGGCTCGTGCGTGTGCGTGCAGCCGGGATAGCGGCAGTCGTCCAGCAGGTTCTCGAACTCCGGGAAGTAGAAGTGGAGCTGGTCGCGGTCGATCTCCCACAGCCCCAGCTCGCGCAGCCCCGGCGTGTCGGCCACCCAGCCGCCGCACTCCAGCGGAATCAGCTGCGCCGTCACCGTGGTGTGGCGCCCCTTGTTCACCGCCTCGCTGATGGCCGCCACGCGAAGCCCCAGCCCTGGCTGCACCGCGTTCAACAGGCTGCTCTTGCCCACGCCCGACGGTCCGGTGAGCGCGGACAGACGCCCGCACAGCGCCTCACCCATCTCCGCCACCCCCAGCCCCGCCTTGGCCGCCGTGTACATCACCGTGTAGCCGGCGCGCTCGTAGTGGGCGAAGATCGCCCGGGCCGCGTCGATGCCCGTCAGGTCCACCTTGTTGACGATGATCAGCGGGGCGATATCGCTGGACTCGGCGATCACCAGGAAGCGGTCCAGCATGCGCAGGTGCGGGTCTGGCTTCGCGGCGGCGAACACCACCAGCACCTGGTCCACGTTCGCCACGATGGCCTTGGCGCGCGGCGCCTTGCCCGGTGCCTTGCGGGCCAGCACGGTGGTGCGCTCGTGCACGTTCTCGATGGTCCAGGCCTCCTCCTCCTCGCCCGTGCCCTCGCGCTGTACGTCGACGCGGTCGCCCACGACCACCTTTTCGCCGGTGCGCTGCTCGCGCTTCAACCGGCCGCGCAGCACCGCCTCGATCACCCCGTCCGGGGTTTCTACCTCGTACAACCCGCCCTGCGCCCTGCGAACCGTGCCCGTCAGCATGAAGCCTTCATAGGGAAAGCGCCGTCCGCATGGTGACGGCTTCGGGTGAAAAGACGACGGCACCCCTCCGGATGGAGAGGTGCCGTGAATGACCGGACCGGGAGCGGATGGCCGCGCATCAGGCCGCGAACGAAGCCAGCGCATCGCCCATCTCGCCCTCGCGCAGCCGCTTGAGCGCGCGGTCGCGCAGCTGGCGAATGCGCTCGCGCGTAACGCCCAGGATGTCGCCGATCTCCTCGAGGGTGTGCTCGCGCCCGCCCTCCAGGCCAAAGTACAGCTTCAGCACCTTGGCGTCGCGCGGCTGCAGCGTGCCCAGCGCCTTGTCGATGCGCTCGGACAGCAGGCGCTCCTCCACCTCGTCCTCCGTTTCGATGGCCGAGTCGGCCACGAAGCGGTCCATCAGCTGGCTGTCGTCGCTGTCGCCGATGGGGGCGTCCAGGCGGATCTCGGCCGCGTTCAGCGTCTGCAGGCTCTCGACGATGTCCACCGACAGGCTGGTGGCCTCGGCCAGCTCCTGCGGCGTGGGATCGCGCCGAAGCTCCTGCTTCAGCCGCTCGCGCTCGCGGAAGATCTTGGCCAGGTCGCTGGCGCGGTTCAGGGGCACGCGCACGCTGCGCCCCTGGTTGGCCAGCGCCGACAGGATGGCCTGGCGGATCCACCACACGGCGTAGGAGATGAACTTCACCCCCTGGTCCGGATCGAACTTCCGCGCGGCCGTCACCAGCCCCACGTTGCCCTCCTGGATCAGGTCGGCCAGGGAGACGCCGCGGTTCTGGTACTTCTTGGCGACCGAAATGACGAAGCGCAGGTTGGCGCGCACCAGCTCGGCGACCGCGATCTCGTCGCCCGCCTGCGCGCGCTTGCCAAGCTCGATCTCCTGCGGGGGGGTCAGCAGCGAGTGGGTGCTGACCTCCTTCAGGTACTGGTCCAGGCTGCTCTGGTCCTCGGCGGCGACGGCGAAGCCCGCGTCCAGGCTGGGTGCCTGCCGCTTGCGCTTGCGAGTTGCCTTTCGCTGCGTCGTAGCCATGTCGTCGTTCTTCACGTGCTCTTCCTGAAAGGTCCGCCGTCCGCGCGAGCGCGGATCGGTTCAGACTTGCAAAAGGTCTGCCGCAGGCCGAAACGAAGCCGCCCGGCGCTGAGAGAGCGTCCGGGCGGCGGCTGCTTCTGCGCGTGGCGGATTGCCTACGCGCTTCGCGTGCCGCCCCCCGGCCCGCATGCCGCCGCCACGGGCACGCGAAGCCGTACCCGAATGAATCCGGGCAGGTCCGTAACGCCGTGCGGGTGCAAGCGAGTCATGCTTGAAAACGCCAGAAGCTTGGGGTTTGTGACTGTTGGGGCGCACAAGGTAGAGCGCCCCGCCCGGCCCGTCAACGGCCCCGCCGTGCATCTTTCGCGGGGCTCCATCCGGGGCCGACGGGTCATACCGAGCGGCACGGCGAAGGTTCCTCCCTTCGTGGCGGCTCCCGTCCGGGGCTCCACGTGGTCTCCGTACGGATCGCGCCGGCCGCGAGTTTCCCATGGGTCGATCGACCTGGCGGATGGCGGAAACCATCCCCGCCCGCCGGCCGTACTCGCCTCGTCCGCTCGATCTCCATCATCCAGAAAACCCGTCCACGGAGACGTTGATCCCATGCCGCCCAAGGCCGCCGCACGCATCCGCATCTTCCCCGCCCTGCTGGCCGCGCTCGCGCTGGCCACCGGCGTGTCCGCGCAGACCGCGCCGCGCGCCCAAGTGATGGTCCTGGGCACGCCGCACTGGGACAATCCCGGGCAGGACTACAGCAACACGCAGGTAGACGACGTGCTGGCCGAGCGGCGCCAAGCGGAGATCGCCGCCCTGGCCGCGGCCCTCGCCGAGTTCCGGCCCACGCGCATCGCCGTGGAGGTGCCGGTGGCGAGCGACTCGGCCATCAACGCGCGCTACCGGGCGTATCGGCGGGGAGAGATCGCGCTGGGACGCAACGAAATCGATCAGATCGGCTTTCGCCTGGCGCACATGCTGGGGCACCCGCGGGTGTACGCGGTGGACCACAAGCAGGACCTGAACGTGGGCGCCGTGCTGGGCTGGGCCGCGCAGAACGGGCAGGCCGACGCCGCCCAGCGCATCGGCGGAATGATCCAGCAGCTGGTGGCCGACAAGAGCGCCGCCATCGCGAACGCGCCACTCGGCGAGGTGCTGCGGCAAGAGAACAGCCCCGCCACCGACAGCCTCGAGTCGCTGTACCTGCACTTCGTCCCCATCGGCAACGACACGTCGTTCGTCGGCGCGGAGATGGTGGCGGACTGGTACTCGCGCAACCTGAAGATCTTCGCCAACGTGACCCGCGTGGCGCGTCCCGGCGAGCGCGTGCTGGTGATCATGGGC encodes:
- the rsgA gene encoding ribosome small subunit-dependent GTPase A, producing the protein MLTGTVRRAQGGLYEVETPDGVIEAVLRGRLKREQRTGEKVVVGDRVDVQREGTGEEEEAWTIENVHERTTVLARKAPGKAPRAKAIVANVDQVLVVFAAAKPDPHLRMLDRFLVIAESSDIAPLIIVNKVDLTGIDAARAIFAHYERAGYTVMYTAAKAGLGVAEMGEALCGRLSALTGPSGVGKSSLLNAVQPGLGLRVAAISEAVNKGRHTTVTAQLIPLECGGWVADTPGLRELGLWEIDRDQLHFYFPEFENLLDDCRYPGCTHTHEPGCAVRAAVDAGQIHPGRYDSYRRMYAGEQEEGGWDG
- a CDS encoding DUF4382 domain-containing protein produces the protein MFKHAKGILPLLAALALAACDGGTGSDQAQLSIRLIDAPGDLAQAWVKIDRIYLQGSAADSTGGRTDVLTAPTGWVDLLTLSGGRTAELVNGAVVPAGRYSELRFVVCEAYVVTKTGTVYATKDAELPAGVTATGQLQVPSGCSSGIKVKFPGGDDAVVLESESAIMTVDFDVTQSFGHQAGNSGHWVMHPVLRATGVGFAGGIAGAVSLAQGVTLPTCGGSAVTVQAFTPRAIAGADSLNATVGTDARYRITAAPGTYTMTYVPVVAYTNGDSLTVTATPSAPTVTVASGGTATADYSITAATCKAKPAG
- a CDS encoding RNA polymerase sigma factor RpoD/SigA → MKNDDMATTQRKATRKRKRQAPSLDAGFAVAAEDQSSLDQYLKEVSTHSLLTPPQEIELGKRAQAGDEIAVAELVRANLRFVISVAKKYQNRGVSLADLIQEGNVGLVTAARKFDPDQGVKFISYAVWWIRQAILSALANQGRSVRVPLNRASDLAKIFRERERLKQELRRDPTPQELAEATSLSVDIVESLQTLNAAEIRLDAPIGDSDDSQLMDRFVADSAIETEDEVEERLLSERIDKALGTLQPRDAKVLKLYFGLEGGREHTLEEIGDILGVTRERIRQLRDRALKRLREGEMGDALASFAA
- a CDS encoding DUF5694 domain-containing protein; this translates as MPPKAAARIRIFPALLAALALATGVSAQTAPRAQVMVLGTPHWDNPGQDYSNTQVDDVLAERRQAEIAALAAALAEFRPTRIAVEVPVASDSAINARYRAYRRGEIALGRNEIDQIGFRLAHMLGHPRVYAVDHKQDLNVGAVLGWAAQNGQADAAQRIGGMIQQLVADKSAAIANAPLGEVLRQENSPATDSLESLYLHFVPIGNDTSFVGAEMVADWYSRNLKIFANVTRVARPGERVLVIMGTGHGPLLRRYVDEHPDYDLVHATRFLERFRPSPSR